In Scylla paramamosain isolate STU-SP2022 chromosome 1, ASM3559412v1, whole genome shotgun sequence, one DNA window encodes the following:
- the LOC135115423 gene encoding myogenic factor 6-like has translation MALDTRMFRWPNPMSFSDLCGENFNETAENNPRLEEYLDAYSDSCDTPSPSPASEEAPPSPAHQRYPHTDASTPVYTDLSNPAQNSYTSQGYYDNRSYSTDHEAGRGQVQQMTQQEFAPFTPNDGTVTQVNYENFWPSSAATQVHAPSHPSTYQPAGNTTPDVRPQVLLHSQTIFDRKCLRIRRRQSKFVTGEVKKKRRLQANARERRRMNGLNNAFERLREVVPALGNDRKLSKFETLQMAQTYITALAELLKRDKLATSAASSASCLH, from the coding sequence ATGGCACTCGATACCAGAATGTTTCGGTGGCCGAACCCGATGTCCTTCAGCGACTTGTGTGGCGAGAACTTTAACGAGACAGCAGAAAATAATCCACGGCTCGAGGAATACCTGGATGCTTACAGTGACAGCTGTGACACGCCCTCCCCAAGCCCTGCCAGCGAGGAGGCGCCCCCGAGCCCCGCCCACCAGCGATACCCTCACACGGACGCTTCGACCCCTGTATATACTGACCTCTCCAATCCCGCACAGAACTCCTACACCTCACAAGGTTATTATGACAATAGGAGTTATAGCACCGATCACGAAGCAGGCAGAGGACAAGTGCAGCAGATGACGCAGCAAGAGTTTGCACCTTTCACACCCAATGACGGCACCGTTACACAGGTTAATTATGAAAACTTCTGGCCTTCCAGTGCAGCGACTCAGGTACACGCCCCTTCTCATCCCAGCACCTACCAGCCAGCCGGAAACACGACACCTGATGTCCGTCCCCAGGTTCTTCTACACTCCCAAACTATCTTCGATCGCAAATGCCTTAGGATAAGACGAAGGCAATCAAAGTTCGTGACtggagaagtaaagaagaagcgACGTCTTCAGGCTAACGCAAGAGAACGGCGGCGCATGAATGGCCTGAACAACGCTTTCGAAAGGCTGCGGGAGGTAGTGCCGGCACTTGGAAATGATAGAAAATTATCCAAATTTGAGACGCTACAAATGGCGCAGACCTACATCACCGCCTTAGCCGAACTACTGAAAAGGGACAAGCTGGCCACCTCAGCGGCCTCCTCAGCATCGTGTTTACATTAG